ACAGAAAAAGATTCCTGGAAGCTGATCTTTCTTAGATCACCAGAGCACATTTTCCAACTTTCTGCGTAAAGCAAGAGAAGCAGGCAGCAGGAACAGACACCTCAGATTATGATGAATCTTGTCCCACGGGTTTTTGCttactttttttctgttagTTGAGATTGCAGCACAGTGTTATCAGTGACAGTTTGGAAATGTGCAAAGGTGATTGTTTCAGACATCAACTTTCCAGATGTTCAAATGACATGACCCAGGGCCTTCAGGGAAGTGATGTCATCCATTGTTTCTTTGGGAACTGTTTTCTTTGGCTTAGAAAAATGAAATCTTCATGTATTGAGGGATCCATGGTGATCAGAGGAGTCAACACTTCCCAAGGAAAACAGttattattttttcagtttctcTTTTGACCAGCAGATTACAGTATGATTTGTTGCGTGTctatatttgtgtttgtttacagataCCACACTCGGTTTCGCCCCACATACAAGATTGCCTACAAGACAGTGACAGAGTTAGAGTGGAGATGCTGTCCTGGTCACCAAGGTCCGGACTGCAAAGATTTAAAACCACCCCCAGATCGACAAACGGTGCAGGGAACACAGCCTTATGTCCATCCAAATCCTGgacacacaacaagacacacacagcgtAAGAAAACAGCTTCTCTTCAACCTTCCCTGAAAAAGCTACCTCATCGTCAATCTGTTCATATTAAGATAGACAAACCATTTGTTTCTCGTTACAGGGGCAGAGCGGAGAGAGACAGCGCACTATGAGACAAGGCATGGGGGGCCAGATAAGGTGCGTCTCCTGGAAAATGAAGTTCAGCGTCTGTCTCAGACAGTCCTCGATCTCCAGTCCGCTTGGACCAGCCTGACTGCCAACCTCCGCACGGACCTGCAGGACGACACAAAGAAGATGCTGGTGACACTTCTGAATAACATGCGCCCACCAGACAGTGCCACGGCTGCAGGCACAGAGAGCCCCGCTGTGCTGGATGGCCATCAAGCAACCAGAGGTGGAATCACCGGAGAGAAGGCCCTAGAAAAAATAGAAGCTCGCTTGGATGATATTGATAGTGCACTGAAAAACAAGGACGACGCTTTGGAAGATTTAAGAGGAATCACGTCAAGTCATGAGGGGCAAATCCGTGTGCTGATGGATGCCTCTCAGTCTCAGACTCCGGCCATAGCAGAGTTAGATGTCATGCAAAGCTACATTGATGGAAAAATTCAGAGTCTGAAGAAGGAGCTTGATCAAAGTGTGGAGGAGCAGATGGCCAAAGTACAGAGCTCATGCAATGACAAGATCCAAACCTTGCAGAAGACCTGTGAAGATGGCCAAGACCAAGTTGTGGTCCGATTGACCAAGCTGGTGGACACAAAGGAGGCTGATCTAAGAAAGGAGATCCGGGCTCTACGTCTAGACATGGCTGCTGCAGATGGACCCGTTCGGACTCAAAGGCAGACCGATCTATCCAAAGAAGCGAACGACCACAGTGACCACAAAGACCTTTGGCGCGAGATCGACCGCATTGCAGAGGCTCACCGTATCCTGAATGTCCGCATTGACAATGAGCTGGcacacctgtctgctcctcagGAAGCTAGTGAATTCAGCGTGCTGATTGAGGAGCTGGAGGCGCGTATGAACATCACTGAACAAAATGCAGAGACTCACTGTTTCTATATTGAAGAGAAGCTGACCCGTACAATTTCAGATGAAGTGGCAGCACTCAAGCAACTTCTGGATGATCGTTTGAGCGGTATGGAGGACCAGTTTACAAACATGCTGGTGGAAATGAGCAACAACTCCTTCCCAGGGATGTTTAGTGACTCCATGGATGCTATGCAGACAAAACTTAACAACAATGAGTTCCTCCTGCAGGGGTTAGATGATAAAATTAATGCTGTTGGAGAATTGTGCTCTGCTGGATGTTCAGGCGCTGCAGTGACTGTAGGTGAAGGAAGTTCTGTACCCACATATGATGGTCTGGGAAACATTTTGAAAGACCTGAAACGATATCGAAATGACTTAGACGTTCTTAACACAGATGTCAGTTCAAACAACAACAAGGTCAAGCAACTGGAGGACCTCGTTCAGAGGATGTCAGTCGGAAATGAGAGGCACATTAGGACGATGGACGACTTCAAGAAGGGCCTGATTAATCTGCAGGACAATGTGCTCGGTCTGGCTGGAGCCGTTACTGGGTTAAGTGACTCTATGAGCAAAAACACCCTGGATATGCAGAAAATAAACTCAACGTGTTGCCAAGCAGAGCACGGTGGAGCCGGTGGTCCATCACTGGCCTCACCTGATGCTGTCACCAACCATCAGGTAAAGGAGCTGAAGGATAGGCTGGATAAGCTCAGTGAACAGGTGTCCTCTGAGCTAAATCACTgtaaacagaacacacagggTGTCTCTGATGGAATTTCCGCCGTGGATGGACGTGTAAGCAGACTTGAGAAGGTGTGCGGAAGGTTAGATGGAGTTTCCACTAACATCAAGGAACTGAAAGACGGGCTGGAGAGACACGTCAGCGGCCTGCAGAGCTGCATCTACAGGATGAACGTCACATGCGGAAATCACGGTGCAGAAATCCTCGAGCTGCGGAATTCTCTGCAGAAGTTCCAGGCACAGCTGTCGGCGATGCCCAAAGAGCCAGGTGAGTCAGTGGTGATGATGTTTGTGgtaaaaatagaaatataacaaCAACTCTTCCGCCTACTGAGTCAAGAGAAAAGGATGCATTTAGCCAGCAAACCTGGCATCTTCTGTTCTCGAGCTCATTACAATGGCCAAACAAATCCACTAggacccactaacatctggcttttctcTGCAATCAGTAAGGGTGCAGTGGGCTTTTGTTCGTGGGTCAAAAGACTCTGCAGAGGTGAATTTACAGCCTCATTCATTCACCCATTCTTTGCCATCCCAGCCACAAATTCTATTTGTCCATCTTCCATAAACTGGAAAGGCACAGAGGCGGAATTTTGATGCATTTTGTTGCCTCTCTATGCCGGCAGTGGATTGAGGCACAGCCCTGAATTGATATGCAGCATAAAAGGGCGAGTCAGCGCAGTGGAAAGCAGAAACAACTGACACCAGGCACATTCAAAAATCTGACATATCATGACACTCCTGCTTGAAACTAACTCTGAACATAATAGAAGAAACACTCAAAGGCAAGTTGATAAGTTTGGCATCATTACGTGGCATCACACATATCTTAAAATGGGAATAATGGTGCATTCTTTTGGAAAGTCTTTTCTGAAAGCCACTTAGCCTTGCATCCAAACGTGCTTTACTCTCCCATCTCCTGTTGAGTTGCTGCTAAAGGGAATGAATGTTGGATTatcagaaaagagaaaaaaaatgatcaaactCAGCCTCCCGGTTCTTACTTAGAAAGATGTTGGAggatagaataaaatagaaataaggttaaatgttgctattgcagcagcaatatacaggcactcggCATACTAAACATATACATAATGGTAAAAATAAAGAgtatagaaatataaaatacacaaaacacaagtgAACCCTATAATAAAAATGGGTGCCGGACATACAATATGTCACAGTGGGGAAACAAAATTGTCCGCCTGAACAGCAACCTGGTTTCGCTTCATTAGTGGGTAAAGTTACAGTAATTAAATTCAGATAATGGTCCTCCCACCCTGAAGTGAGCCAAAAGAAGTTATATACACACATCTTTTTTCAGCTTCCTCcagcatagagtttatcaggaGTGATTAACatctgtgtaaacacaaacttttcCTGGAGATAATCCTCCATTAAAATGCAGTCTACTTGCTTGGTTTACATGGAGACTTGGAGGAAAGGATCAGATCCCATGAATGGCCACAGGGTATTTCCCGAAGTGGGAGGACACGGGTTCACGGGGGCCTCCCGTCCTCGCCTTCAGTAGGTCATTCAATATGCCCCAGCACCAAGAAGCAGAGGCCCACATTGGAGACTTCCTGTGACTTAGATTCATGTTGTGTTAAGAATTCCCCATTTTTTTATAAGGAATGAGACAGGTTAAATACTGCAGAAGATTTTTACAGTGCCTCTTAACAACTGTAATGATTTTTACTTCATGCCCCGTTGCACCTTTATGTTGATTTCACGACACCGAGGGG
This sequence is a window from Parambassis ranga chromosome 17, fParRan2.1, whole genome shotgun sequence. Protein-coding genes within it:
- the emilin2a gene encoding EMILIN-2, which encodes MTVRLGEMDWRWIVFTLILNFQLTYGSPPSYGLFHGSAHTGVVHRHRNRNWCAYVVHKNVSCAVQGSVESFQEPVVAPCPAYQPDCQQQVTYHTRFRPTYKIAYKTVTELEWRCCPGHQGPDCKDLKPPPDRQTVQGTQPYVHPNPGHTTRHTQRAERRETAHYETRHGGPDKVRLLENEVQRLSQTVLDLQSAWTSLTANLRTDLQDDTKKMLVTLLNNMRPPDSATAAGTESPAVLDGHQATRGGITGEKALEKIEARLDDIDSALKNKDDALEDLRGITSSHEGQIRVLMDASQSQTPAIAELDVMQSYIDGKIQSLKKELDQSVEEQMAKVQSSCNDKIQTLQKTCEDGQDQVVVRLTKLVDTKEADLRKEIRALRLDMAAADGPVRTQRQTDLSKEANDHSDHKDLWREIDRIAEAHRILNVRIDNELAHLSAPQEASEFSVLIEELEARMNITEQNAETHCFYIEEKLTRTISDEVAALKQLLDDRLSGMEDQFTNMLVEMSNNSFPGMFSDSMDAMQTKLNNNEFLLQGLDDKINAVGELCSAGCSGAAVTVGEGSSVPTYDGLGNILKDLKRYRNDLDVLNTDVSSNNNKVKQLEDLVQRMSVGNERHIRTMDDFKKGLINLQDNVLGLAGAVTGLSDSMSKNTLDMQKINSTCCQAEHGGAGGPSLASPDAVTNHQVKELKDRLDKLSEQVSSELNHCKQNTQGVSDGISAVDGRVSRLEKVCGRLDGVSTNIKELKDGLERHVSGLQSCIYRMNVTCGNHGAEILELRNSLQKFQAQLSAMPKEPGMTLRPDRPASVPDPTQTRRVQQIHIPVIIPAAPSSPRQPYNSRQPGQPNMHTIRISPPSQPSAPHQPGNPVVPLIPIRPVVETGEAGPPGYVRRVTVRRGSEDSSDRPVKGFAGAPGYPPLQPASFKPPSSSHRAKVPWNQMYQPPADSPVSLDNSAFTDPFSFSAGLTQLPFYGDFGVIRFNRVLVNDGGHYDPHTGIFTVPQDGRYLISGLLTAKQGDRVEAVLSVSNRSVHRLQTSAGSVAANPGGSAGGHCGCGGTVSFSLILPLRKGDRVGLVRTGGQLATTEAREILSTYSAIFLYSTQAKR